Proteins from one Candidatus Nealsonbacteria bacterium CG07_land_8_20_14_0_80_39_13 genomic window:
- a CDS encoding arginine--tRNA ligase — protein MLVLGGKFRYDESIMVKEEIGKMVERAIKNLQKERFFSDFEMPRIDVDGATEEIFGDYSVNTAMRIAKEIKKSPMEVALKIIGELKSMDRKDRLFEKIEAVEPGFINFFVSQKALLDFLNKSCDKKKRGSKKGGEKKVVVIDYSSPNIAKSFGVGHLRSTIIGQAVYNIYKFLGWKCIGVNHLGDWGTQFGKLIRQIKEEKLVLENLTIDDLEKIYIRFHKEAQSNPIMEEEARIWFKKLEKGDKEAKKIWEFCVETSLKEFGRIYSLLGVKIDHCMGESFYVREGKMDEIIKEAVKKKIASESQGALIIEYPGNELPPSMLLKSNGTTTYLTRDLATIKYRLKKWKPDLFIYEVGADQSLHLKQLFRAVELLGWRKKEDFFHVSHGLIRNIHGKFSTRKGETIHLENILNEAVERAEKISEDKEIAKAVGIGAVKYNDLSQQYKKDIIFDWDKMLNLKGDSGPYLQYVCARTESVLKKAGQEVIFPTDGGIINKEEEAVLRAIFKFPEAVEKAATRFSPNIVCEFSFDLAQKYNSLYNFHKIIKAETEEKKKFRLALTFAVNKTLKEALSLLGISVLERM, from the coding sequence ATGCTTGTTTTGGGCGGTAAATTCCGATATGATGAAAGTATTATGGTTAAGGAGGAAATTGGGAAAATGGTGGAAAGGGCGATAAAAAACCTTCAGAAAGAAAGGTTTTTTTCGGATTTTGAAATGCCGAGAATAGATGTTGATGGAGCCACGGAAGAAATTTTCGGAGATTATTCTGTAAATACGGCGATGAGAATTGCCAAAGAAATCAAAAAATCGCCCATGGAAGTTGCTTTAAAAATCATTGGAGAACTGAAGTCTATGGACAGGAAAGACAGGCTATTTGAAAAAATAGAAGCTGTTGAGCCGGGATTTATTAATTTTTTTGTTTCCCAAAAAGCTCTTTTGGATTTCCTGAACAAGTCATGTGATAAGAAAAAAAGAGGTTCTAAAAAGGGAGGGGAAAAGAAAGTTGTTGTTATTGATTATTCTTCTCCTAATATAGCCAAATCTTTCGGTGTCGGACATTTAAGGTCAACTATAATCGGCCAAGCTGTTTACAATATTTATAAGTTTTTAGGATGGAAATGCATCGGAGTAAACCATCTCGGGGATTGGGGCACTCAATTCGGAAAGCTTATCCGCCAGATTAAGGAAGAAAAATTGGTTTTGGAAAATCTTACGATTGATGACTTGGAAAAAATTTATATTAGATTTCATAAGGAGGCGCAAAGTAATCCCATAATGGAGGAGGAGGCGAGGATTTGGTTTAAGAAGCTGGAAAAGGGGGACAAGGAAGCAAAGAAGATTTGGGAATTTTGCGTTGAAACGAGTCTGAAAGAATTTGGAAGAATATATTCTCTTTTGGGAGTGAAAATAGACCATTGTATGGGAGAAAGTTTTTATGTTCGTGAAGGGAAAATGGATGAAATTATCAAAGAGGCGGTTAAAAAGAAAATTGCTTCCGAGAGTCAAGGCGCCTTAATAATTGAGTATCCTGGCAATGAATTGCCGCCGTCAATGCTTTTAAAATCAAATGGGACAACCACTTACCTGACTCGTGATTTAGCGACCATAAAATACCGCCTTAAGAAGTGGAAGCCGGATTTGTTTATTTACGAAGTCGGAGCTGACCAATCCCTGCACCTGAAGCAATTGTTTCGGGCGGTTGAGCTTTTAGGCTGGCGCAAAAAAGAAGATTTTTTTCATGTCAGCCATGGCTTGATAAGAAATATTCATGGAAAGTTTTCCACCAGAAAGGGAGAAACTATTCATTTGGAAAATATCCTTAATGAGGCTGTTGAGCGGGCGGAAAAAATCAGCGAAGATAAGGAAATAGCTAAGGCCGTCGGCATCGGAGCGGTGAAATACAATGATTTGTCCCAGCAATATAAAAAAGATATTATTTTTGATTGGGATAAAATGCTTAATTTGAAAGGCGATTCCGGCCCTTATTTGCAGTATGTCTGCGCCAGAACAGAAAGCGTTTTGAAGAAAGCGGGCCAAGAAGTAATTTTCCCGACAGACGGGGGGATTATTAATAAGGAAGAGGAGGCTGTCTTGAGAGCGATTTTTAAATTTCCTGAAGCAGTTGAAAAAGCGGCTACAAGGTTTTCGCCCAATATTGTCTGTGAATTTTCTTTTGATTTGGCTCAAAAATATAACTCCTTATACAATTTTCACAAGATAATAAAAGCGGAAACAGAAGAGAAGAAAAAATTCCGCTTAGCTTTGACTTTCGCCGTCAATAAGACGCTGAAAGAAGCTTTATCTCTACTGGGAATTTCCGTCCTTGAAAGAATGTAA
- a CDS encoding SsrA-binding protein, with the protein MDNVLSENRKAYFNYEIMDKFSAGMVLFGHEVKSIRTGKMSLVGSYVTLRNNEAYLTGANIHPYQPKNITEGYNPKRDRRLLLRKNEINELIGKTEQKGLTLAPLKVYTVKGLIKLEFAIAKGKKKADKRESIKKRESDREIRRAFKNSVIS; encoded by the coding sequence ATGGATAATGTTTTAAGCGAAAACAGAAAGGCCTATTTTAACTACGAAATCATGGATAAATTCTCAGCCGGGATGGTTTTATTCGGCCACGAAGTGAAATCAATAAGAACGGGCAAGATGAGCTTGGTCGGCTCTTATGTCACTTTGCGGAACAACGAGGCTTATTTGACGGGCGCCAACATCCATCCCTATCAGCCCAAAAATATTACCGAAGGTTATAATCCAAAAAGAGACAGGAGGCTTCTTTTGAGGAAAAATGAGATAAACGAGCTTATCGGCAAAACAGAGCAAAAAGGCTTGACTTTGGCCCCCTTAAAGGTTTATACTGTAAAAGGTTTAATAAAGTTGGAATTCGCTATAGCCAAAGGAAAGAAGAAGGCTGATAAGCGCGAATCAATTAAAAAACGCGAATCCGACAGGGAAATAAGAAGAGCCTTCAAAAATAGCGTAATATCTTGA
- a CDS encoding excinuclease ABC subunit C: MYYVYVLRSLKDKKLYTGHTNNLSERIEEYNKGLAKSTKNRRPFELLYYEASNILEDAVKREKSLKTGFGRAYLKRRISGL, from the coding sequence ATGTATTATGTTTATGTATTAAGAAGCCTAAAAGATAAAAAATTATACACAGGACATACCAATAATTTATCAGAAAGAATTGAGGAATATAATAAAGGATTGGCAAAGTCCACCAAAAATAGAAGACCTTTTGAATTGCTTTATTATGAAGCATCTAATATATTAGAGGATGCCGTAAAAAGAGAAAAATCACTGAAAACTGGCTTCGGTAGGGCATATTTAAAAAGAAGGATAAGCGGACTCTAA
- a CDS encoding translation initiation factor IF-3, whose product MPQNFKRTFINGQIRAKEVRLIDETGAQLGVIKIEEALQMAKDRNSDLIQVTEKVDPPVCKIMDYGKYSYRQEKKKKEEKKHQKGGEMKTIRLSFNISIHDMETRVRQAEKFLKKGSVVKIKLRLSGREKALQEVAKGKISKFIEILQEKVPVKTEKEIKREGRGLTMTIMKDTTQRNAVVAPKAETSNRVDQSTPIS is encoded by the coding sequence ATGCCTCAAAATTTCAAAAGAACTTTCATTAACGGCCAAATAAGGGCTAAGGAAGTAAGACTAATAGACGAAACCGGCGCCCAGCTTGGAGTAATAAAAATAGAAGAGGCGCTCCAGATGGCTAAAGACCGCAACTCCGATCTAATTCAGGTCACAGAAAAAGTAGATCCTCCTGTCTGTAAAATAATGGACTATGGAAAATATTCATATCGGCAGGAAAAGAAAAAAAAGGAAGAAAAGAAACACCAGAAAGGAGGAGAAATGAAAACAATCAGATTAAGCTTCAATATTTCCATTCATGATATGGAGACAAGGGTTAGACAAGCGGAAAAATTTTTAAAAAAGGGAAGCGTCGTAAAAATAAAATTGAGACTCAGTGGGAGAGAAAAAGCCCTGCAGGAAGTGGCTAAAGGGAAAATAAGTAAATTTATTGAAATTTTGCAGGAAAAAGTTCCCGTCAAAACAGAGAAGGAAATAAAAAGAGAGGGAAGAGGACTGACGATGACAATTATGAAAGACACAACCCAGCGTAATGCTGTTGTTGCGCCCAAAGCAGAAACCTCTAACAGGGTTGACCAATCGACGCCAATCAGCTAA
- a CDS encoding 50S ribosomal protein L35: MKIKTRKSITKRFKVTKNGKILRRPCGQDHLRSKKTGEQVRKKRKWATVSDSEIKKIKKLLHI; the protein is encoded by the coding sequence ATGAAAATAAAAACTCGCAAATCAATCACGAAACGTTTTAAGGTTACCAAAAACGGAAAGATTCTAAGAAGGCCATGTGGCCAGGACCATTTGCGTTCAAAAAAAACAGGAGAACAGGTCAGGAAGAAAAGAAAATGGGCAACTGTTTCAGATTCTGAAATAAAGAAAATAAAAAAATTACTGCATATATAA
- a CDS encoding 50S ribosomal protein L20, translated as MVRVKRGTTANKRRKGILKYTKGFCWGRKSKFKAAKDAIRHAWGHAFKDRRVKKRTFRRLWQIRINAACREQGIPYNQLIFKLKEKNIIIDRKVLSELTETNPEIFNKIISELK; from the coding sequence ATGGTAAGAGTAAAAAGAGGAACAACGGCGAATAAAAGAAGAAAAGGTATCTTGAAATATACCAAGGGTTTTTGCTGGGGAAGAAAATCTAAATTCAAGGCAGCTAAAGACGCTATACGCCATGCTTGGGGTCACGCCTTTAAGGACAGAAGAGTGAAGAAAAGAACCTTCCGCCGGCTTTGGCAGATCAGAATAAATGCCGCCTGCAGAGAACAAGGAATCCCTTATAATCAACTCATCTTTAAACTTAAAGAAAAAAATATCATAATTGACAGAAAAGTCTTGTCAGAACTGACGGAAACCAATCCGGAAATATTCAACAAAATCATCTCCGAATTGAAATAA
- a CDS encoding 30S ribosomal protein S20 produces MPITESTKKALRQSKKKRLSNINYNKKIKDLSKELALLVSQKKMDEAKKLLPQVYKIIDKATKVNVLKKNTASRRKSKMARMAG; encoded by the coding sequence ATGCCAATTACGGAATCGACAAAAAAAGCGTTGCGCCAATCCAAGAAAAAAAGATTAAGCAACATCAATTACAATAAAAAAATCAAAGACCTTAGTAAGGAGCTGGCTCTTTTAGTTTCACAGAAGAAGATGGATGAAGCCAAAAAACTCCTGCCTCAAGTTTACAAAATCATAGACAAGGCGACCAAAGTGAACGTGCTTAAAAAGAACACCGCCTCCAGAAGGAAATCAAAAATGGCCAGAATGGCCGGCTAA
- the holA gene encoding DNA polymerase III subunit delta — protein MIVFIYGQDTYRSWQKLKEIVGQYKKIHKSGLNLRYVDLEKDDFQSFRNDSRTVSMFDEKKLVILRNCFSDKDIEKEFLEKGKSFFDSKDVFVFYETGKILKSDSLFKYLIKNAKTQEFKLLEGMHLVNWIEKEFDEYGVKISPEALGKLIASAGDDMWRLNNEIRKLAGYKMKEKTISAEDVGVLVRPKYEVDIFRTIDAVAENNKKKALFFIRRHMDKGESPFYIFSMIQYQFKNLLNIRSLIDKNVSFGKMVKEVGLHPFVLQKTYAQATKFSYPVLKKIYRKIFQADCDIKTGVIDIKAGLDLLIAEI, from the coding sequence ATGATTGTATTTATTTATGGCCAGGATACATATAGAAGCTGGCAAAAGCTGAAGGAGATAGTAGGGCAGTATAAAAAGATCCATAAAAGCGGATTGAATTTGAGGTATGTGGATTTAGAAAAAGACGATTTCCAATCTTTCAGAAATGACTCTCGGACGGTATCAATGTTTGATGAAAAAAAACTGGTTATTTTGAGGAATTGTTTTTCCGATAAAGATATAGAGAAAGAGTTTCTTGAAAAGGGTAAGAGTTTTTTTGATTCTAAGGACGTTTTCGTTTTTTATGAAACAGGAAAGATTCTTAAAAGCGATTCTTTGTTCAAATATTTGATTAAGAACGCTAAAACGCAGGAATTTAAGCTCTTAGAAGGGATGCATCTGGTTAATTGGATAGAGAAAGAATTTGATGAATACGGCGTCAAGATATCTCCGGAGGCTTTAGGCAAATTAATCGCCTCTGCCGGCGATGATATGTGGCGTCTCAATAATGAAATCAGAAAATTGGCCGGCTATAAAATGAAAGAAAAAACAATAAGCGCTGAAGATGTGGGCGTTTTAGTGAGGCCGAAATACGAGGTTGATATCTTTAGAACAATTGACGCTGTGGCTGAAAACAACAAGAAGAAAGCCCTTTTCTTTATCCGTCGGCATATGGATAAAGGAGAGTCGCCTTTTTATATTTTTTCCATGATACAATATCAATTTAAAAATCTTTTGAATATCAGAAGCCTTATTGATAAGAATGTATCTTTTGGAAAGATGGTTAAGGAAGTCGGGCTTCATCCCTTTGTCCTTCAAAAAACTTATGCCCAAGCCACAAAATTTTCTTATCCTGTCCTAAAAAAAATCTACCGGAAAATTTTTCAGGCAGATTGTGACATTAAAACCGGAGTGATAGACATTAAGGCCGGACTTGACCTGTTAATAGCCGAGATTTAG